Proteins co-encoded in one Timaviella obliquedivisa GSE-PSE-MK23-08B genomic window:
- a CDS encoding putative toxin-antitoxin system toxin component, PIN family, which translates to MSGKVRYVFDTNVIVSSLLFSSGNPSKALRYALKQGEVLFSLELLEELSNVLGREKFNRFVTSEEQDEFLETFVERATLVEVTEKVQECRDPKDDKVLELALNGQAGYIVSGDKDLLVLNPFRKVKIVTAEEFLRAVEIA; encoded by the coding sequence ATGAGCGGTAAGGTGCGTTATGTTTTCGATACAAATGTGATTGTGAGTTCATTGCTGTTTAGTAGTGGTAATCCCTCGAAAGCACTTCGGTATGCTCTGAAACAGGGGGAAGTTCTGTTTTCGCTTGAGTTATTGGAAGAACTTAGCAACGTGCTTGGACGAGAGAAATTCAATCGCTTTGTAACAAGTGAAGAACAGGATGAGTTCTTGGAAACGTTCGTTGAACGAGCAACACTAGTTGAGGTTACTGAAAAGGTACAAGAATGTCGCGATCCGAAAGATGATAAGGTTCTGGAACTGGCATTGAACGGACAAGCAGGGTATATTGTCAGCGGCGATAAAGATTTGCTGGTACTTAATCCATTTCGTAAGGTGAAGATAGTCACAGCGGAGGAGTTTTTAAGAGCCGTTGAGATAGCTTGA
- a CDS encoding F0F1 ATP synthase subunit A — MQMLSFLDTLTTFPLAELEVGNHFYWQLGGLRLHGQVFITSWVVIGLLLTASVLGTRNIQRVPQGMQNFMEYALEFVRDIARNQLGEKEYRPWLPFIGTLFLFIFVSNWSGALLPWRLIKLPVGELAAPTSDINTTVALALLTSLAYFYAGFRKRGLGYFAKYVEPTPILLPIAILEDFTKPLSLSFRLFGNILADELVVAVLVLLVPLVVPIPVMLLGLFTSAIQALVFATLAGAYIHEALEGHGDEAHEEH; from the coding sequence ATGCAAATGCTAAGTTTTCTGGATACCCTTACAACGTTTCCTTTAGCTGAGTTAGAAGTAGGCAATCATTTCTACTGGCAACTCGGTGGACTCAGGCTCCACGGACAAGTTTTCATCACAAGCTGGGTTGTGATTGGGCTGCTACTGACGGCATCGGTGCTGGGCACTCGCAACATTCAGAGAGTGCCTCAAGGGATGCAAAATTTCATGGAGTACGCCCTAGAGTTTGTGCGAGACATTGCCAGAAATCAACTGGGTGAAAAGGAATACCGCCCTTGGCTGCCGTTCATTGGTACCTTATTCCTGTTCATTTTTGTCTCAAATTGGTCAGGAGCATTGCTTCCTTGGCGGTTAATCAAACTGCCAGTAGGCGAGCTTGCAGCTCCTACCAGCGACATCAACACGACTGTGGCGTTGGCACTCTTGACCTCTCTGGCATACTTCTATGCTGGGTTCCGCAAAAGAGGACTTGGATACTTTGCCAAGTACGTTGAGCCGACTCCCATTCTGTTGCCGATCGCCATCCTAGAAGATTTCACGAAACCCCTCTCCCTCAGTTTCCGACTTTTTGGAAACATTCTGGCAGATGAGTTAGTCGTGGCTGTGCTGGTTCTGTTGGTGCCTTTGGTCGTACCCATTCCAGTCATGCTGCTAGGTCTATTTACTAGTGCCATTCAGGCATTAGTATTTGCCACCTTAGCAGGTGCATACATCCACGAAGCTCTCGAAGGGCATGGTGATGAAGCCCATGAGGAACACTAG
- a CDS encoding F0F1 ATP synthase subunit gamma has product MANLKAIRDRIDSVKNTKKITEAMRLVAAAKVRRAQEQVTATRPFADRLAQVLYGLQARLQFEDADLPLLRKREVKSVGILVISGDRGLCGGYNSSIIKRAETRANELKAEGIDYKFVLVGRKATQYFQRRDQPISASFMNLDQVPSAADASKIADELLSLFLSESVDRVELIYTKFVSLVSSRPVIQTLLPLDPQGLEVADDEIFRLTSRGGTFVVERDKVEASAPKPLPKDMIFEQDPTQILDALLPLYLNNQLLRALQESSASELAARMTAMNNASENAKELILSLTLTYNKARQAAITQEILEVVGGAEALA; this is encoded by the coding sequence ATGGCAAATCTCAAAGCAATTCGCGATCGCATCGATTCGGTCAAGAATACTAAAAAAATTACAGAAGCAATGCGATTGGTTGCGGCTGCCAAGGTGCGCCGCGCTCAAGAGCAAGTCACAGCCACTCGTCCCTTTGCCGATCGCTTGGCGCAAGTTCTTTATGGCTTGCAAGCTCGGCTTCAGTTTGAAGATGCTGACTTGCCTTTGCTGCGAAAGCGGGAAGTTAAGTCGGTGGGCATTTTAGTGATTTCGGGCGATCGAGGCTTGTGCGGTGGCTATAACAGCAGCATCATCAAACGCGCTGAAACTAGGGCGAATGAACTAAAAGCAGAGGGTATCGACTACAAATTTGTATTGGTCGGGCGCAAAGCTACCCAGTATTTTCAACGCCGAGACCAGCCCATTAGCGCATCTTTTATGAATTTGGATCAGGTTCCCTCGGCGGCTGATGCCTCCAAGATTGCTGACGAACTGCTATCACTCTTCTTGTCTGAGTCAGTCGATCGGGTGGAGTTAATCTACACCAAATTTGTATCTCTGGTCAGTTCTCGCCCAGTCATTCAAACCCTTCTGCCGCTAGATCCTCAAGGGTTAGAAGTGGCAGACGACGAGATCTTCCGGCTGACCAGTCGGGGCGGAACGTTTGTGGTAGAACGGGATAAAGTGGAGGCAAGCGCGCCTAAACCGCTGCCTAAAGACATGATTTTTGAGCAAGATCCCACTCAAATTTTGGACGCATTGTTGCCGCTGTATTTGAATAATCAACTATTGCGGGCGCTACAGGAGTCTTCGGCAAGTGAATTGGCGGCTCGGATGACAGCCATGAATAATGCCAGCGAGAATGCAAAGGAACTCATCCTAAGCTTGACATTGACCTATAACAAGGCTCGTCAGGCGGCAATTACTCAGGAGATTTTAGAGGTTGTCGGTGGAGCAGAGGCTCTAGCTTAA
- a CDS encoding F0F1 ATP synthase subunit B, with amino-acid sequence METMGTLILLTAATAEEAGFGLNLNILDTNLINLAIVLGVVVYLARNFLGKTLAERRSQIELAIKDAEKRKQEASAALASQQQKLAQAKTEATRIKTDAEASAQVARAEIMAQSAQDIERLKASAAQDLNSQQERVMTELRQRVAALALEKVEAQLNSGLSADTQKQLVDRSIAMMGGAS; translated from the coding sequence ATGGAAACCATGGGGACGCTCATATTACTAACTGCTGCCACAGCCGAAGAAGCAGGCTTTGGGCTTAATCTCAATATTTTAGATACGAACCTGATCAACCTGGCGATCGTGCTAGGAGTGGTCGTCTACCTGGCTCGTAACTTTTTGGGCAAAACATTGGCTGAGCGGCGATCGCAAATCGAGCTCGCTATCAAAGATGCCGAAAAACGCAAGCAGGAAGCCTCTGCTGCCCTTGCTAGCCAACAGCAAAAGCTAGCACAAGCCAAAACTGAAGCTACACGCATTAAAACGGATGCCGAAGCCAGCGCCCAGGTGGCCAGAGCAGAAATCATGGCTCAATCTGCTCAAGACATTGAGCGTTTGAAAGCCTCTGCGGCTCAGGACCTCAACTCTCAACAGGAAAGGGTCATGACCGAATTGCGCCAGCGCGTCGCTGCCCTAGCCCTGGAAAAAGTAGAAGCTCAACTTAACTCTGGACTGAGTGCCGATACCCAAAAGCAACTCGTCGATCGCAGTATTGCCATGATGGGAGGTGCTTCATGA
- the atpA gene encoding F0F1 ATP synthase subunit alpha codes for MAISIRPDEISSIIQQQIEQYDQGVKTANVGTVLQVGDGIARIYGLENAMSGELLDFEDGTVGIALNLEEDNVGAVLMGTGLGIQEGSAVTSSGKIASIPVGDAMIGRVVDALARPLDGKGEIVCSESRLIESPAPGIIERKSVYEPMQTGITAIDAMIPVGRGQRELIIGDRQTGKTTIAVDTILNQKGTGVICVYVAIGQKTSTVAQVADVLREKGALDYTIVVAANANDPAALQYLAPYTGATLAEYFMYKGQATLVVYDDLSKQAQAYRQMSLLLRRPPGREAYPGDVFYLHSRLLERAAKLSPELGEGSMTALPIVETQAGDVSAYIPTNVISITDGQIFLSSNLFNSGQRPAVNPGISVSRVGSAAQTKAMKQVSGKVKLELAQFDELQAFAQFASDLDKTTQNQLARGQRLREILKQPQYSPLSVAEQVAIIYAGINGHLDDVPVEQVTSYTKSLRDYLKNSKPKYGELIASEKKLGDEAESVLKEAIAESKKTFLASV; via the coding sequence ATGGCAATTAGTATCAGACCTGATGAAATCAGCAGCATTATTCAACAGCAAATTGAGCAGTACGACCAAGGCGTAAAAACTGCCAATGTGGGTACAGTGCTCCAAGTTGGAGACGGCATCGCCCGCATCTACGGTTTGGAAAACGCCATGTCGGGTGAGCTACTCGATTTTGAAGATGGCACAGTCGGCATCGCGCTCAACTTGGAAGAAGACAACGTCGGTGCGGTGTTAATGGGCACTGGCTTAGGCATCCAAGAGGGAAGCGCCGTTACCTCTTCAGGCAAAATTGCTTCTATTCCTGTGGGCGATGCGATGATTGGTCGCGTTGTGGATGCGCTGGCTCGTCCCCTTGATGGCAAAGGCGAAATCGTCTGTAGCGAAAGTCGCCTGATTGAGTCTCCGGCTCCTGGCATTATTGAACGGAAGTCGGTTTATGAACCGATGCAAACCGGAATCACCGCGATCGACGCGATGATTCCGGTTGGTCGTGGACAGCGAGAGTTAATCATTGGCGATCGCCAAACTGGGAAAACGACGATCGCGGTTGACACCATCCTGAACCAAAAAGGCACAGGCGTTATTTGCGTTTACGTGGCGATCGGTCAAAAGACTTCAACCGTTGCTCAAGTCGCTGACGTGCTTCGGGAAAAGGGCGCTCTTGACTACACCATCGTCGTCGCCGCCAACGCTAACGACCCTGCCGCGCTGCAATACCTGGCTCCCTACACAGGCGCAACCTTAGCTGAGTACTTCATGTACAAAGGTCAAGCAACCCTAGTGGTTTATGATGACTTGTCGAAGCAAGCCCAAGCCTACCGCCAAATGTCCTTGCTGCTCCGTCGTCCGCCCGGTCGTGAAGCGTATCCTGGCGATGTGTTCTATCTTCACTCTCGTTTGTTAGAGCGTGCCGCTAAGCTCAGCCCTGAACTAGGCGAAGGCAGTATGACCGCGTTACCTATTGTAGAAACCCAAGCGGGGGACGTTTCGGCGTACATTCCTACCAACGTTATTTCGATCACAGACGGTCAAATCTTCCTGTCCTCCAACCTCTTCAACTCCGGTCAGCGTCCCGCAGTGAATCCTGGTATTTCGGTATCCCGAGTTGGTTCTGCGGCACAAACCAAAGCCATGAAGCAGGTGTCGGGTAAGGTAAAGCTAGAGTTGGCTCAGTTTGACGAGTTGCAAGCATTCGCTCAGTTTGCTTCTGACTTGGACAAAACGACTCAAAACCAGCTTGCACGGGGTCAGCGTCTACGGGAAATTTTGAAGCAGCCTCAGTACTCCCCGCTGTCAGTCGCGGAACAAGTCGCCATTATTTATGCTGGCATCAACGGTCATTTGGATGATGTTCCGGTTGAGCAGGTGACCAGCTATACGAAATCTCTGCGCGATTATCTGAAGAACAGCAAGCCCAAGTACGGTGAATTGATTGCCAGTGAGAAAAAGCTGGGCGATGAAGCGGAATCCGTTTTGAAAGAAGCGATCGCTGAATCTAAAAAGACCTTCCTGGCATCTGTGTAA
- a CDS encoding SAM-dependent methyltransferase has protein sequence MEIAESNSILCKIIAEQIAKRSEQRITFAEFMDLALYHPQQGYYATNQSGEGIQSDFLTSSHLGSDFGELLAQQFVQMWEILERPNPFTLIEMGAGQGLLVQDILRYLHKYHFACFEALQYIIIEKSPALAAEQQRRFGKFAESWGSLTWQTWEEIPNDSIVGCCFSNELVDAFPVHRVVRVGKTLQEIYLGTSFQETIGELSTPKLTEYFERVNVNLTAQSYPEGYRSEVNLQALDWLESVSDRLHQGYLLTIDYGYSAQRYYSPTRTQGTLQCYYQHAHHDDPYLAIGRQDITAHVNFTALERWGEQFGLQNMERTQQGLFLMALGLGDRLAALSSSDQSLQDILRRRESLHALMNPMGLGNFGVLIQSKGLKATQQNQPLTGLSAPML, from the coding sequence ATGGAGATTGCAGAAAGTAATTCAATTCTCTGTAAAATAATTGCTGAGCAGATTGCCAAGAGATCTGAGCAAAGAATTACTTTTGCTGAATTTATGGATCTAGCCCTTTATCATCCGCAGCAGGGCTACTATGCTACGAATCAATCAGGAGAAGGAATTCAAAGCGATTTCTTGACTTCTTCTCACCTGGGTTCTGACTTCGGCGAACTTCTAGCCCAACAATTTGTCCAAATGTGGGAAATCCTAGAGCGCCCTAATCCGTTTACCTTAATCGAAATGGGAGCCGGACAAGGGCTACTCGTCCAAGACATTCTTCGTTATCTTCATAAATACCATTTTGCCTGCTTTGAAGCACTACAGTATATCATTATCGAAAAATCGCCTGCCCTAGCCGCAGAGCAACAGCGCCGATTCGGGAAGTTTGCTGAATCATGGGGAAGTCTAACCTGGCAAACTTGGGAAGAGATCCCTAACGATTCGATCGTAGGCTGCTGTTTCTCGAATGAGTTAGTCGATGCTTTTCCTGTTCATCGAGTGGTGCGAGTCGGTAAAACACTGCAAGAGATCTACCTTGGAACTTCTTTTCAGGAAACAATTGGAGAACTTTCTACCCCAAAATTGACAGAGTATTTCGAGAGAGTGAACGTGAATTTAACTGCTCAATCCTATCCTGAAGGCTATCGTAGCGAAGTCAATTTGCAAGCATTGGACTGGCTAGAGTCGGTGAGCGATCGCCTCCATCAAGGTTATCTCTTAACGATTGATTACGGTTACTCTGCCCAACGTTACTACAGCCCAACTCGCACTCAAGGAACATTACAGTGCTATTACCAACACGCACACCATGATGATCCATACCTAGCGATCGGGCGACAGGACATTACTGCTCACGTTAATTTCACAGCATTGGAACGGTGGGGTGAACAGTTTGGGTTACAGAATATGGAACGCACCCAACAAGGATTATTTTTAATGGCGCTGGGTCTGGGCGATCGCCTTGCTGCTCTTTCTAGCTCTGACCAATCTCTGCAAGACATCCTCCGCCGTCGCGAATCTCTCCATGCCCTCATGAACCCCATGGGGTTAGGCAACTTTGGTGTACTGATCCAAAGTAAAGGGCTAAAGGCAACCCAGCAGAATCAGCCGCTTACAGGGTTGAGTGCGCCAATGCTCTAG
- a CDS encoding ATP synthase subunit I, protein MEEYYSLQQYLLVVTLILTAIIFIAVWIFYSLNIALNYLIGACTGMVYLRMLAKNVEQLGRGKGQIGKNQLAVLIGVIVIASQWNQLQVLPIFLGFLTFKGAILVYTLKILSAPQT, encoded by the coding sequence ATGGAGGAGTACTACAGTCTTCAGCAGTACCTGTTGGTGGTGACGTTAATTCTGACCGCAATCATTTTTATTGCCGTCTGGATTTTCTACTCCCTCAACATTGCCCTGAATTACCTGATTGGAGCGTGCACAGGTATGGTTTACTTGAGAATGTTGGCTAAAAACGTTGAACAGCTCGGTCGAGGGAAAGGACAAATAGGAAAGAATCAACTGGCGGTACTGATTGGTGTGATTGTAATTGCATCTCAATGGAACCAGTTGCAAGTCCTCCCTATTTTCTTAGGTTTCCTCACCTTTAAAGGAGCGATTCTCGTTTACACGTTGAAGATTTTATCGGCTCCCCAAACCTGA
- a CDS encoding DUF3352 domain-containing protein, whose product MKSRSFFSALALAVIILLGVGAGGAYWLASSSPLGGKISSPGMPSAAIFMSRRSPIVASFFGNPDRLISGGLVFTPPTQRRAMQTEFKQFQNSLLADTHLNYSHDIQPWAGDEMTWAWTATDLDRDSDNGQQPGYLVAIATDKPEQAQESLERFWQKRVAKGADLVAEQYLGVPIVYGAESLASAVVGDRFVLFANHPKVLRDALNNAQVPELNLSNSKVYQQITTNLPAESLGLMVINLPQLATVGGNSLPLNPLYDCLVMTAKLAPQGLLADATLLSTTGTTAETTITQPALSAPVDALKFIPKGLVTAAGTNVKQVLAQFETDLVGYETIAKLLQQPIAKLEKQWNISLSEDVLSWMPGEYALGMLPRSEGTNDWIFVTRQSAETTEGLKRLNAIAQTQGISLGSVPLGETKITAWTTLQTVPKPRANSPKNAASKLMTIQAKVEGVHASVNGYEIFATSLEAMEQAIQAAQAPVAEDRQRAIAALAPRNNGYLFLDEGALQMWGRSFADISEHSPQDISKKVQILLDHVASATLSNYGSDAQGQHNGVFVQLKR is encoded by the coding sequence ATGAAGTCTCGCTCTTTCTTTTCGGCGCTGGCATTGGCTGTGATCATTCTGCTAGGGGTGGGTGCGGGTGGTGCTTACTGGTTAGCAAGTAGTTCGCCACTGGGCGGAAAGATCAGTTCTCCTGGAATGCCGTCAGCAGCGATTTTTATGTCGAGGCGATCGCCCATTGTTGCCTCGTTTTTTGGCAATCCCGATCGCTTAATTTCAGGCGGACTAGTCTTTACGCCGCCAACTCAACGCCGAGCCATGCAAACAGAGTTTAAGCAGTTTCAAAATAGCTTGCTGGCGGATACCCATTTGAATTACTCCCATGATATTCAGCCCTGGGCAGGCGATGAGATGACTTGGGCGTGGACGGCGACAGATTTGGATCGAGACAGTGACAATGGTCAGCAGCCCGGATATTTGGTAGCGATCGCCACTGATAAACCGGAGCAAGCTCAGGAATCTTTAGAAAGATTTTGGCAGAAACGAGTCGCTAAGGGAGCCGATTTAGTAGCCGAGCAATATCTCGGTGTGCCAATTGTTTATGGTGCTGAGTCTTTGGCGAGTGCAGTAGTGGGCGATCGCTTTGTTCTATTCGCTAATCATCCTAAGGTATTGCGCGATGCTCTCAACAATGCCCAAGTTCCAGAGCTAAACCTAAGCAACAGCAAAGTTTATCAACAAATTACGACAAACTTACCCGCTGAATCCTTGGGCTTGATGGTCATTAATCTGCCCCAGTTGGCAACTGTAGGAGGGAACTCGTTACCGCTTAACCCGCTGTATGACTGTCTAGTGATGACTGCGAAGTTAGCTCCACAAGGATTACTGGCAGACGCAACGCTTCTGTCTACAACAGGAACAACGGCTGAGACAACCATTACGCAACCTGCTCTGTCTGCTCCTGTCGATGCCCTGAAGTTTATTCCAAAAGGCTTAGTCACGGCTGCGGGAACGAATGTTAAGCAGGTTTTGGCACAGTTTGAAACTGATTTAGTCGGCTATGAAACGATCGCCAAGTTATTGCAACAGCCCATTGCCAAGCTTGAAAAACAGTGGAATATTAGCCTTTCAGAGGACGTGCTGAGTTGGATGCCAGGAGAGTATGCGCTGGGAATGTTGCCTCGTTCTGAAGGGACGAATGATTGGATATTTGTCACGCGGCAATCGGCTGAAACGACTGAGGGGTTGAAGCGTCTGAATGCGATCGCTCAAACTCAGGGCATTAGTTTAGGATCTGTGCCACTAGGCGAAACAAAAATTACTGCCTGGACAACCTTGCAAACCGTTCCTAAGCCCCGTGCTAATTCCCCAAAAAACGCCGCATCTAAGCTAATGACCATTCAAGCTAAAGTTGAGGGTGTTCACGCCAGCGTCAATGGCTACGAAATTTTTGCTACTTCTCTAGAGGCAATGGAGCAAGCAATCCAGGCTGCCCAAGCGCCTGTGGCAGAAGATAGGCAGCGGGCGATCGCCGCCTTAGCACCGCGCAATAACGGCTATTTGTTTTTAGATGAAGGCGCTTTGCAGATGTGGGGGCGATCGTTTGCCGATATCTCGGAGCACTCGCCTCAAGATATTTCCAAAAAAGTTCAGATCTTGTTAGATCATGTCGCATCAGCCACTCTCAGCAATTATGGAAGTGACGCTCAGGGGCAGCATAATGGCGTATTCGTTCAGTTGAAAAGATAA
- a CDS encoding F0F1 ATP synthase subunit delta produces MKSGLMAAEISEPYAQAIMSLAQSNNLVDQIGEDMAGILGLLKDSPEFLACVESPLVGVEAKKAVLSQALGSQIHPFTLKFLLVLVDRGRITFLENICQQFRVLLRQLQKTVLAEVTSAVEISDEQRESIRHQVLAMTQASQVEFETRIDPDLIGGVIIKVGSQVIDASLRSQLRRITMRLGAG; encoded by the coding sequence ATGAAGTCTGGTTTAATGGCGGCTGAAATTTCCGAGCCTTATGCTCAGGCAATTATGTCTCTTGCCCAGTCCAACAATCTGGTGGATCAAATTGGTGAGGACATGGCTGGTATTTTAGGGTTGCTCAAAGATTCTCCTGAGTTCCTTGCCTGTGTAGAAAGTCCCCTTGTGGGGGTCGAAGCCAAAAAAGCCGTTCTCAGCCAGGCGCTTGGCTCTCAGATTCACCCCTTCACGTTAAAATTTCTTTTGGTATTGGTCGATCGCGGCAGGATTACTTTCTTAGAAAATATTTGTCAACAGTTCCGCGTCCTGTTGCGCCAACTTCAGAAAACCGTTTTGGCAGAAGTTACCTCAGCCGTCGAAATTTCTGATGAACAGCGCGAATCCATTCGCCATCAAGTTTTGGCAATGACCCAGGCTTCTCAAGTTGAGTTTGAAACCCGAATCGATCCTGACCTAATTGGGGGTGTCATCATCAAAGTTGGCTCTCAAGTCATTGATGCCAGCCTTCGCTCCCAGCTTCGCCGGATCACAATGCGCCTCGGTGCAGGCTAA
- a CDS encoding F0F1 ATP synthase subunit B', translating to MFDFDATLPLMAVQFLLLMVALNAVFYKPLMKSLDDRDGYIRSTQTGAQERLANAENLAKQYEKELADTRRQSQLVITNAEAEAQKIAAAQIAEAQKEAQAQREQVQQELDQQKAAAMQSLEQQVDGLSRQILEKLLGSQVFN from the coding sequence ATGTTTGATTTTGATGCCACTCTTCCCTTGATGGCGGTACAGTTTTTGTTGCTGATGGTTGCGCTAAACGCAGTTTTTTACAAGCCCTTGATGAAGTCATTGGACGATCGCGATGGTTACATCCGTTCTACCCAGACAGGCGCTCAAGAGCGGTTGGCAAACGCCGAGAACTTGGCAAAGCAGTATGAGAAAGAGCTAGCGGATACCCGTCGGCAGTCTCAGTTAGTGATTACCAATGCCGAGGCAGAAGCTCAGAAAATTGCGGCAGCCCAAATTGCTGAAGCCCAAAAAGAAGCTCAGGCACAGCGCGAACAAGTGCAGCAAGAGCTAGACCAGCAAAAAGCGGCGGCGATGCAGTCGCTGGAACAGCAGGTTGATGGTCTGAGCCGTCAGATCTTGGAGAAGCTGTTAGGGTCACAGGTCTTTAATTAA
- the atpE gene encoding ATP synthase F0 subunit C gives MDPLVASSSVIAAALAIGLASIGPGIGQGNASSSAVEGIARQPEAEGKIRGTLLLTLAFMESLTIYGLVIALVLLFANPFA, from the coding sequence ATGGATCCATTAGTTGCTTCTTCTTCCGTTATTGCTGCCGCCTTGGCAATTGGTCTGGCTTCGATCGGTCCTGGTATTGGTCAAGGTAATGCATCAAGCAGCGCGGTTGAAGGCATTGCTCGTCAGCCTGAAGCTGAAGGCAAGATTCGCGGTACGCTCTTGTTGACTCTGGCGTTCATGGAATCTTTGACTATCTACGGTTTGGTTATTGCATTGGTGCTTCTGTTTGCCAACCCTTTCGCATAG
- a CDS encoding class I SAM-dependent methyltransferase yields the protein MSDPQAISAAVAKLYDTYPFPPEPLLDEPPPGYNWRWNWNTAYSFCTGQKPDRQDIRILDAGCGSGVGTEYLVHLNPQAQVVGIDLSAGTLAVAQERCQRSGADRVEFYQMSLFDVEQLPGEFDLINCVGVLHHTPDPIRGIQALAQKLAPGGLLHIFIYGELGRWEIKLMQQAIALLQGSQKGNYADGVQVGRKIFATLPENNRLVKRERDRWSMENHKDECFADMYVHPQEIDYNIETVFELIDASGLEFMGFSNPKVWQLDRLLSQAPELMERAHGLSDRQIYRLIELLDPETIAHYEFFLGRAPLPKNDWLNDSALLEAIPERSPCMDNWESGCLFNYDYQVVKLNDAEVKFLRACNPNGTQTVRKAMEEAGLDLEGVRSLVAQHLILLAPTQTS from the coding sequence ATGTCCGACCCCCAAGCGATTAGCGCAGCAGTTGCCAAACTCTACGACACTTACCCCTTTCCTCCCGAACCCCTTCTCGACGAACCGCCCCCTGGCTATAACTGGCGTTGGAATTGGAATACTGCCTACAGTTTTTGCACCGGACAAAAGCCCGATCGCCAAGACATTCGCATTCTTGATGCTGGATGCGGCTCGGGCGTTGGGACAGAATATCTAGTTCACCTTAATCCGCAGGCGCAAGTGGTTGGCATTGACCTCAGCGCTGGCACTTTGGCAGTTGCGCAAGAACGCTGTCAGCGATCGGGTGCTGATCGCGTTGAGTTCTATCAAATGAGCTTGTTCGATGTCGAGCAACTGCCCGGTGAATTTGATCTGATTAATTGTGTCGGCGTGCTGCATCACACTCCCGATCCGATTCGGGGTATCCAAGCATTAGCCCAAAAGTTAGCTCCCGGCGGATTGCTCCACATCTTTATCTATGGAGAGTTAGGACGCTGGGAAATTAAATTGATGCAACAAGCGATCGCCCTCCTTCAAGGCAGTCAAAAAGGTAACTATGCAGATGGCGTACAAGTTGGGCGAAAAATTTTTGCGACTTTGCCTGAAAATAATCGCCTTGTCAAACGAGAGCGCGATCGCTGGTCGATGGAAAACCACAAGGATGAATGCTTTGCGGATATGTATGTCCATCCTCAAGAAATTGACTACAACATTGAGACAGTCTTTGAGTTAATTGACGCTTCGGGACTAGAATTCATGGGCTTTTCTAACCCCAAGGTGTGGCAACTCGATCGCCTCTTGAGCCAAGCGCCAGAGCTAATGGAACGAGCGCATGGGTTAAGCGATCGCCAGATCTATCGCCTCATTGAACTCCTCGATCCTGAAACGATCGCTCACTACGAATTCTTTTTAGGTCGTGCCCCCCTCCCCAAAAATGACTGGCTCAATGACTCAGCACTCCTAGAAGCAATTCCTGAACGCAGTCCTTGTATGGATAACTGGGAGAGCGGCTGCTTGTTTAACTACGATTATCAGGTCGTGAAGTTAAACGATGCAGAAGTAAAATTTTTGAGAGCCTGTAATCCCAACGGAACCCAAACTGTTAGGAAAGCGATGGAGGAAGCTGGATTGGATTTAGAGGGAGTGCGATCGCTGGTTGCCCAACACCTCATCTTGCTCGCTCCAACCCAGACATCTTGA